ataaattacttcaataagttgtctgtttctttcagcttactcctaataatctggattataataatcccaagctgaaagaaacagggccttagtcacatcggatatacggacatacatttgaaatataaacgtagtctaataacaaaacaaattacagatttcgtcaAAAAACTGcgggacgaatttattaagcctaattaattcgtcattagtaaatgtttactgtagcactacattaaTTGTTAAATCacggcgcaattaggcttaaaagtttCGTTTCTCAATTTACacataatctgtgtaattaattttttttatctatatttaatacacCATTTATTTAtacaaacattcaatgtgatagAGTGAAAAGTTTATGCGTGGAAACTAAACAGAGCCCTATAGCTAATtaagctgagctgagctgagctgagctatCCTCCATGGCAGCCAAATTAAGATAGGAGGAAAGCTTGAGCTGAGCCAAGATCTCTTCGATCTTCCATGGAAGGCTACGAGAGTACCATCTCCATCTCTGCGAAGCTGTACCATCCCAAATAATGGCTCATTCAAGTGACTGTACGAACTCGAGTCAAGAGGAATCCAGATGTGCATGACGCCATTGTCTGCATTCAAGATCTCCATTTGCCAATTTGCCAGCCATTGTGGCTGTGTTTTGGTCTACTGCTTCTCCTGCCTCCCCCCACTGTTCCCACATGGCCACATGCACAAACATGTAATCTCAAAATCATCATCCAGTTTAATAAGATTACACTTAATTAACAGTAATAATAGTAACTAAATAGTGGCAGTAAGTCGCAGTAATTTTACATGACACTGGACAAACCAAGCAGTACAAACTAGAAAGAGAGATTAATATGATGCGAGATTATTCGATTAATTTTGGCTCCTACGTtgagttttttctcttttttttttagaagacCAGTTTCCGACGTGGCAGGCGGAGGCCGACGTCGGCGAGCTCGCGGATGGTGTCGGCGACGAGGTCCTTGAACACCAGCCGCTCGATCTGCAGCACGGCGTCGGCCACCTCCGCGCCGGGCAGcagctgcgacgacgacggtggccaccggtggtggtcggcggcgaggtcgcggacgacgccgccgcggatcAGCTCGTTCAGGTCGAGGTCGGcgtccggcgccgccacgggctcgcgcgcgcgcctcaCCTCGGCCCAGACGTGGTCcaccagctcgccgccgcggagccaCGACACCGGGTCCCACGCGCAGGCGGCTCGCCGGCGGTCgagcgcctccaccgccgcggcgcagAGGAGCATCCGGTGATGGTGGCacgtgtcgtcgtcgccgccggtggtggtcttcgccgccgcggcgtacaCGGCGGATGGGTCCCGCGTCGTCCGGTCGAACACCTTGACGACCTCCGCCACGTAGGCGTAGTCCGGGTCGACGTCCGGGCCCACCGTCCACGTGTCCcactggtcgtcgtcgtcgtcttggtCGGACGCGGACGCCGTCGCGGCGTGCGGGgccgggacggcggcgccgaagaAGATGGCGCGCTTcgaccccgacgacgacggcgagtcctcgtcggcgaggaacgccgccgcgtcgagcaCGGACACCGGGCTCGGCTgctggtcgtcgccggcggtgaacGCCTGGATGCTGCTCAGCAGCTTGCCGCAGCGCTCGAGAAGGCCGCGGTCGGTGCGGAGCTCGTCGGGGCGCGCGCGCTGCTGCATTGCGAAGCTTTCGTTAGACGAGAGAAATTCCGAAATGGTGGCCGCCATTGGAGGTGGAGGGCTCACCTCGAAGTcccagcgggaggaggcgcTGAGTGAGCCGCTGCTGGTGCCGTCGGAGAAGGTGGTggacgcgtcgtcgtcgggagACAGCGCCGCGCTGCCGTGACCGCCGCGGCGGGCAATGCGGGAGCGGTCGCCGGTGCTCGGCTTCCTGAGCGGCGGCTGGTACCTCGGCGACTGCGCCGGCGAGACGCGTCGCTGCGGGGACTGAGGGCCGCGTCGAGCGGGGGAAGCCGGGCTCCGtgcgggcgacgcggcgcggtCCGGTGAGCGCGGGCGCCGGGCATTGTCGGCGTCGACGCGGACTCGGCGGGTGGGCGACgtccgcgacgccggcggctgTGGCGGCCGCGACGAGGGCCGCATGACGACgataggaggcggcggcggctgggtgcGCAGCGAcgagaccggcggcggcggggtgtggCGGAGGAGGCCCTTGAGCTGGAGCGCCTCCAAGATTTGCTTGAGCGTCTCCAGATCCCTGGCCGGCTCGGCGATCCCGCGCTTGCGGAGGCGCCGCTCGATCTCGCCGTAGAGCGCGATCTCGCCGTGCCCCGCCGCGGCCGAGTCGACGACGCGCTTCGCGGGCTCCGGGAACACGTCGTGCGCGTCGAAGCGGCTACGCCTCTGAATCCCACCGCGCGGGCACGCGGGATCCGGCGcgcgccgcagcgccgcctcggccgccggcgaagacggcctctgctgctgcggcgtcaccggcggcgagggcctcTCGAAGAAGCTCGGGTCAACGAACCTGAAGCAGGCCGGGTCACGCGGCACGCGCTCGgacgccgaccgccggagctcACCCCCACACGGCGCCGCGTCCCGCTCGTCCGGAGCGCCACGCGGCAGCGCGTCGAGGCCCATGAGCCGCGCGACGACGCTGGGCGAGCGTCgctcgtccccgccgccggcccccggggacggcggcgcggcgggcgacgtCCGGATGTCGCGCGGCCGCAGCTTCCCCCTGGCGTCCACCACCGCGCGGCTGTCCAGCGACAGCCGCGGCAGCCGCCACACCGCGGGCGCGCCACCCCCGTCCTTCGTCTCCAGCGGCGGCAGCTGCAGCGACGGCCTCGGCGCAGCCGGTGGCGTCATGtcgggcgacggcagcggcgtcgcCCGCTCCGGCGACCGGTCCAGCTGCATCGACCTCTCCGACGGCGTCGCCGACCCCTGCACACACACCACACCATTCCCACATCAGCAACCCCGTGAAAACGAAGCCACCATTTCAACCGGAGAGAGATGGCGAGAGGGACGAACGCTGGAGGATGACaggaggcggcgaggctggTGATGGAGGCGCTTGCCGGAGAGTATCTGCGGGCGGTCGAACAGGTGGAAGAACCCGGCCATGCAGCCCTGGTGcatccgccgctcctcctcctcgtccgcgCCCATCGCCaccatctctcctctcctcctcacctctccttcgtctcctctcctcgcggcggcgcgggcggcgctcTGGGGGTGTCTCGGCGTgtcgctcgccgtcgacgagggcGGAAGGAGGAGCTCCCGCTTTTGGGACGATTTTAAAGCGGGGGGCGGGGGACGAAATGACGGTACTACCCCTCGGTCTTCGCGGTATTCGCGGTACATTGCCATCGCGTCCTGTCGACGCGTCGGGGTACGCGCGCACGCATCGGGCGAGACGTTGGCCTAGCTGGCCGTGCAGgtggatgacaggtgggacccacatgtcagcgtctCATGGTGGGTGCTCGTGTTTAATATAAAAGGGGGGTGTCAGTGCGGGCTCGTGGGCGTACCGCTTTTACAGCTAAGACGGTCGTTATTGTGTTTTAAGTAGGGGCGTTTGTTCTACGACAAGCATaatcttgtgtgtgtgtgtgtgggcgtGATTTGTTCACAGATGGATCTAGCGTTGGTGACATCATTTTGGCACGAATTACAAAagataaccttttttttttgttgtataaCGATGTGGCAATGTTTTTTTAGCTTGAagaaatcatttcatcattgaTATCAATGAAATAATGTCATTAACAGCATACTACATCCTACTCCCTctatactcgtaaaggaagtcatttaggacagcgacacgatctccgaaacacaactttaacttcttatttctataaaaatatttattgaaaagtgaaatatgcatacttttataaaagtatttttcaagacaaatctatacatataatttttacattttcaaactcaacaacttaagagttattcatgatttatattcctaaggtttgactgaaacattgtcctaaacgactttatttatgagtatggagggagtaataagagtatatattactccctccttcccaaattaatcatcatatgatagaatccaaaatttcttaaattgatcatcatataaccgtaTGAATATGGATTTCATCGAAAAACAATTAATGCAACATAAGAGAATATGTATATGCTAGGGTGTAATTGGTTGGTGTTTTAATCAATGCATGCATCATGGAAGAATTTGTGCATGATGTCTTGATTAATACgatttatattatcattagtctttgtgcataaatatataagatgatcaatttgggatgAAAGGAGTAGTATCTAACTACCTAACAAGCGTGGTATAACATGACTTTATATCTTTCGTGTAGCTAACGCATGACGATCCTACGTAGAAAGTGGATATAGAGTTACAGCATGACGTTAGTAGGAGTATATCATTAGAGGCGGTACCACGTTGAATGTTTACAATACCAAATGCTAGAAAATAGCCTTATCGTTCAAGTCGGATCTGAACCACTGTTAGCacgaaggagagagagaaaatttaaAGCCAATGGCTTCAAATATGTCAGTGCCCCGTGCGGAAGATATATATGGTAGCGTAGGAAAGAAAAGAGGTGGCTCACGAAGAAAGGGATTTgacttaaaaagtttttttttaggaaGACTTAAAAAGTTATAAGTTGTCATTTTGTCCACCTCACGCATATACACAGTACCGTGTCGTTGCATGGCAAGAACAAATACCAACATGTCGAGGAGTCCGACGATGGCTTCTTGGATAGTTGAATCATATCACGGCCAGATCTGGTGAGTTTAGACTTCGACGGTATCACTTCCTATGATACATAGCTTTAgcctttaagatttttttttaagacaataCTCTATCATAAAGCTACACGGTCACTCCTTACCCTGTCATAAAGCTTGTTGGTATCAGTCATGACATTTAGGTCTTGTTTAGGGAGttttaagattctgagaatctaTCAGATGGTAGCAAGTTTTTCAGAATTCGAAAAAGCTGAGTTTTTTGACTTTTGACTTTTAACTAGTTCATTATTTGAAGTCTACAACTACATATCCTCAGAATCTATGTGACAATCTAGCCTGTTTGAGAAGTTGAATATTCCGTAAGAAGTTGCTGCTATTAGAAATTTTCTTGAACATGTCCTTactcatgtactccctccgtactcataagggaaatcgtttaggacaatgtttaagtcaaaccttgagaatataaatcataaatcatAACCTTGGGAgtaactctcaagttattgactttaaaaatataaaaattatatgaatagatttgtcttgaaaaatactttcataaaagtatacataaatcactttttcaataaatatttttatagaaacaaaaagtcaaagttatgttttggagaccgtgtcaatATCCTAAACGAatttctttacgagtatggagggagtacacctTATTGAAGACATACTATTAGGGTTGAGTACTTGCGTACATGCATTCAACTTGTAGTTTAAGAGAGAAAACTGACATGCAAACCGGCATGAGTCGATCGTCAACGCGAAACAGATCAAGCGGAAGGTTTGTGACGCAGATCGATGAATGAACCAATTGGTTTTGGAGTCTCGAATCCCTGAAGGCATTAAAGGACGAAGTACACATTGGGGGTACGTGCAAAGTATGCAACGTTGCAATGCCAAATTGAGTGCTTAAATGTGTGGATCGAGCTAGCATAgcatcttttgtttttttttttcaggttgaGCAATTTCTTTCACAGCAGTAGTACTGATTAAGTACCATAGCATTACTCGGTTGGTAACTTGGTATCAGTAGTAAATAATACTAGCTCTGTTCCCTAatataataaattcttctaacgtttgaccacacgttctattaaaaaaaattatgcaaatataaaaaacaaaaagttgtgtttaaagtactttggataataaagtaagtcgcaaataaaataaataataattctaaatttttttaataagacgaatggtcaaacagtacaaacaaaatgtcaaaatcccttatatcagtggacggagggagtagtactaacACTTGGACCgataatacttgtcattttagaaaaaatgtGAGGTCAATGTTtagaatatttttataaattattttaaaaatatttatctttttaaatatggtgagtacatatataaattagtcttaaaaagtattttattaaaattatatattcgttaatatttttatacatattgtAATGAAAAAATGGGTTGTTTTTAAGACCGTGTTCTTatctaaaacgataagtattattaaCCCATAGTAGTATGTACTTCTACCAAACGAGTCAAGCATCCTCGCAACGCATTCAAAAATTCAGCAACAGCGAACACTCGCGACAAGTTAGTTGGTAGGTGCCTTTGCTACTTATTTTCTGATGAACGGACGAATGGACGAAAGAATGGTTTCGGATAATAATTAGAGAGTATGAAGAAAGGACTAACTACTGTAAAGCATAAAAATGAGCTTAAAACAATATTCTAAAATCTTCATATGTACAAAGTAATTTTCGGGGATAGAAGTTCCGTTTTGGAGCTTGGAAAACATGCTCGTTAATCCATTCATCGGTGATGTTTGTTTATGATTAAGATAAAGATAAAGTCACCGTACACAAAATGATAAAgccattaaaatataattaattattacaaacttaaattttttatttatgtaatattCTAAAGCAATCTTATtgtagaaagttttttttacgaAACAAACTACTTATTAATTTGAAAAACCTGCTAatggtaataaaaaaaatgtatcttATAATCGAAAAGAACAGGCTGGCGATATTCTTTTCTAATCGAGACACATATTTTTCCTCCATTTCTATTAGCACACATTTTAAACAACGATATAtttcgtgaaaaaaatatctatatagaagttgctttacaaatatcaaataaacttattttttaattttgtagttattaaaaatcaattaatcataaaaatcaattaatcactcactaatagttttttttttcatattatgtACACTAACGTCATTTTCATCGGTGTCAAACACCACCGTATATTATGTATATTATTCTGAATGGAACAACTTCATGTGAATTTAACGACAATCTTGTAAGAAATTgtacaaaccaaaaaaaaacctgCATTCAAGGCATCGGTTgttccaagacgcagtgtgtatatgacaagtgggaccatatattaatagtatagtaagcaattattgtatgaattagctatagatgaattggagctactAGTGggctaatagtatagcccactactagctccaaatcatctatagctaatgtaatagccaattcatacaatagttgcttaccaTACAATACCTGGTCtcacctttcatacacacattacgtcttgaagtccgtacTACAGTACTAtagttagctataaatctgtagcccgcctcttgtctctctttatttatctttttaaaatatgtttatagctggctcaTAGCCTGTTATTGTACGTGCTCTATGAAATtgtacaaacaaaaaaaaaaaacggcgtTCAAAGCATCGGTCGATCGTTCGCCTCGGAGACGACGacctgccggccgccggcgcccgcaCCACGCACACTCAGGACACATGAGAGACCGCGTCTCCGCCCCGCCCCGCACGCTCGTGGCGCGCGCCGTCCGTCACTGCAGCCGCCCGGCCGTCGCGCGCGCCCGCGCACGGCCTCCGAGCCGCGCGGCGCCCGCCACCCCGCGCGCCTGCAGGGCGCGTttgaccgcgcgcgcgcgacgccgaGACCACCGAGATCACGGCGACTGCGCGCGAGTACGTACGGtgggaaaaaagaaacaagaaaaaaggGCAAAAGCGCCACACGCCGTGGCATATGCCATGGCATGGCATGCCAGCCACCACCGCTACATACGGCTACTGCGGCTGCGCGTGTTAACAGTTGGAAGAGGACGCAGCCGTGAACACACGCGCGTGTCGCATCCTCTGCACGCTTTGCCGACGGCGAGCAGGCAGGGCAGCCACAGgcggcccggccggccggccggagggaATCCGATGGCCGGTGCGTGCAGCGCCAGAGGcccagagcagagcagagcatcATTAAGGTCTTAATTAAACTacatcgaggaggaggaccagtttagtaatagtagtagtagcataTTTAGCGTTAGATCGCTTAATCAGTGTTAGATCCGAGTGCTCTTAATTACACATTTACTATACTTAACAACAAAAAGAATCATGTCTTTTTTTACTGTAACCAGGGTGCGTGTTGCGTGGCTGCACCGCATCAGCCACACCTTTTCCTCGGTGCCGGCGAACGCACACATGACTCTGCATTTGCACCATACAGTTTAGTTGTAGTTATGGTGCTAGTAATGATTTGTTAGTGATGTACTGATACGTGAAACTCTTATGAGAATAAATCTAGAACTCCTCAATTTAATTTTAAGAGTTATGGGATCTGGAGTTAAGTTGTGGAGTATCCAAAACCTAACTCAatcttcttagttcattttgcAAGAGCACTTTCAGTCAGCTTCTTACTCATATTTTAGTGAATGTGAAACTGTTTTGGTTGGGCTCCATCTTAAGAATAGGTGTAGCTAGAGTTGAAACTTTGCAACAAATTCTTACTATCATCTGATTTTGAGAGGCTGGTATGTGAGACACCTCACAGCTCATAGGCTCATACATGGAATACATAGAGTATGCCAATTATCCAGAGGGCAATCCCTCATCTATTCTAAATATAACAGATTTTAGTTGGACGAGACATATTCTCtactactataaatttaaacagAACCCTATtcatttgtactccctccgtccttataAAAAAAGACAATCTAGTATTAAGATGTGATATATCGTAGTACGAAGTTACGTTTTTTTAGGGCGGAGGAAGTAATATCGCATGTGTTCCAGCTAACTAAAATCTTGTGTATCTTTGAGAAAGAGGAAGCGTATGTTATTTTAGGCAGCTTTTTTCCATTAGTACGTACAGTGATGGTGCTTACTCTACTGGTAGTAGCAGCAGCTGTAAAGCAGTGGAGTGTGCACATGGCGGGAGGTCTCTTGAGCTGGAGGGCGGTCAAATCGGGCAGGGCGAGGCACAGCGCAGAGGCGGTGCCAATCTGGGCAACAATCCGGTGGTGACGCATCGGGCCATGTGTCCATTTGTCCATTTCACCggccatcctctctctctatctgcCTCTCGTGATGAAGCGAAGGAAAAGGAGTAGGCACGGCGTGATGCAATCCGGTGAGAGCGATGATGATCTGACCGAATACATCATATGTGTCCGATCTTGAGAGGACGTGGGTCGAGCAACTTTTGCATCACCACTGCCATGCCAACGATCTTCTTGTTTCTTTCTTACTTGCACTTTATGAAAATGTGCAGCAAGGTGCAACACATTTTCGGCTCCATGTTTGGCTTTATTTaagaaataagccaaacaatatatttaaaaatataaataattttgaataaaacttttatatataagttttaagTGATTCAAAAACAAGGCTAAAAAATTAAagtatgatgaaaaaaaattcccaaaatcaactttaaatttaagattgaaaatttaaattttggcttataagtataagtgaaaagataAGATTATTTTAGCAAATAGCTATTTCGGTTAGTAAGTATAATTATAGTAGAGTAGATTATAAAACTTGCATAATTAACCAAATTACTTGTTGTGTGTTTGGATCAAAACCAATATTGGAGTATGTGACTAATCAATATCGTTGAGAAATCTTACCCTACCAACAAACTGGTATAGCGTCAGAATTTTGCTAAGCTTTAGCACTATCGATATTTTGGTAGGGTACCAATTTCAAAATTAATGGCTCAAAATCTTTTCTTGGGAGGTCGTGTGAAGTGCATGATAAGTTATAGTAGTATGATTTATGTTGTTTTTTATATCATTTTGTTGGAGTTAAGAAAACATCATGCATAACTAATGAGTACTCATTGTGTTGCATGTATCCATCAGAGCAGGTTTAATAAGGTAGATTGAGCCGGCGATATGAGCTACACGTCAGATTGGATGATGACATGgatgagagaagggaggaaagagGGTGCGAGCGAACGGTAAATTAGTCGCCAGCGCACACGAGCTCCTAGGCGCCTGTGCATTGCTTTTTGTCAGTGTTGCAGCGGAGTGAGAGAGGGAAGGGTAAAGAAGAAAGAGATTGAggtgattaaaaaattaataaagatATTACTTGTTTAACGTGTCAACAGCTTACTATTGTACTCTCTAACTATAAGATGACATGTACACATTTATAGCCTGTAGCCGGCGatactattaaacctgctcTCAGTTTATCCAAATCAAGTGCAAAATGATGGCTAACGAGAGATATCGGTGCAGCCATGCCATGCTTATACACGATGAGTGTCACACATCGATTCCTTTATAATCAAGGATGACCCTTTTTGGCAACATGGGGCTATGACTTAGAATCTATAGCTATGGAGGTAATTAAGTACAATTTTATGCGTGGGATCATGAACTTGTACCAAAACAAT
The nucleotide sequence above comes from Oryza glaberrima chromosome 11, OglaRS2, whole genome shotgun sequence. Encoded proteins:
- the LOC127755609 gene encoding uncharacterized protein LOC127755609 isoform X2 yields the protein MVAMGADEEEERRMHQGCMAGFFHLFDRPQILSGKRLHHQPRRLLSSSSGSATPSERSMQLDRSPERATPLPSPDMTPPAAPRPSLQLPPLETKDGGGAPAVWRLPRLSLDSRAVVDARGKLRPRDIRTSPAAPPSPGAGGGDERRSPSVVARLMGLDALPRGAPDERDAAPCGGELRRSASERVPRDPACFRFVDPSFFERPSPPVTPQQQRPSSPAAEAALRRAPDPACPRGGIQRRSRFDAHDVFPEPAKRVVDSAAAGHGEIALYGEIERRLRKRGIAEPARDLETLKQILEALQLKGLLRHTPPPPVSSLRTQPPPPPIVVMRPSSRPPQPPASRTSPTRRVRVDADNARRPRSPDRAASPARSPASPARRGPQSPQRRVSPAQSPRYQPPLRKPSTGDRSRIARRGGHGSAALSPDDDASTTFSDGTSSGSLSASSRWDFERARPDELRTDRGLLERCGKLLSSIQAFTAGDDQQPSPVSVLDAAAFLADEDSPSSSGSKRAIFFGAAVPAPHAATASASDQDDDDDQWDTWTVGPDVDPDYAYVAEVVKVFDRTTRDPSAVYAAAAKTTTGGDDDTCHHHRMLLCAAAVEALDRRRAACAWDPVSWLRGGELVDHVWAEVRRAREPVAAPDADLDLNELIRGGVVRDLAADHHRWPPSSSQLLPGAEVADAVLQIERLVFKDLVADTIRELADVGLRLPRRKLVF
- the LOC127755609 gene encoding uncharacterized protein LOC127755609 isoform X1, with the translated sequence MVAMGADEEEERRMHQGCMAGFFHLFDRPQILSGKRLHHQPRRLLSSSSGSATPSERSMQLDRSPERATPLPSPDMTPPAAPRPSLQLPPLETKDGGGAPAVWRLPRLSLDSRAVVDARGKLRPRDIRTSPAAPPSPGAGGGDERRSPSVVARLMGLDALPRGAPDERDAAPCGGELRRSASERVPRDPACFRFVDPSFFERPSPPVTPQQQRPSSPAAEAALRRAPDPACPRGGIQRRSRFDAHDVFPEPAKRVVDSAAAGHGEIALYGEIERRLRKRGIAEPARDLETLKQILEALQLKGLLRHTPPPPVSSLRTQPPPPPIVVMRPSSRPPQPPASRTSPTRRVRVDADNARRPRSPDRAASPARSPASPARRGPQSPQRRVSPAQSPRYQPPLRKPSTGDRSRIARRGGHGSAALSPDDDASTTFSDGTSSGSLSASSRWDFEQRARPDELRTDRGLLERCGKLLSSIQAFTAGDDQQPSPVSVLDAAAFLADEDSPSSSGSKRAIFFGAAVPAPHAATASASDQDDDDDQWDTWTVGPDVDPDYAYVAEVVKVFDRTTRDPSAVYAAAAKTTTGGDDDTCHHHRMLLCAAAVEALDRRRAACAWDPVSWLRGGELVDHVWAEVRRAREPVAAPDADLDLNELIRGGVVRDLAADHHRWPPSSSQLLPGAEVADAVLQIERLVFKDLVADTIRELADVGLRLPRRKLVF